A genomic window from Colletotrichum destructivum chromosome 7, complete sequence includes:
- a CDS encoding Putative multicopper oxidase, second cupredoxin domain-containing protein, with amino-acid sequence MGKRVVTPDSLESNCCIRWTWKFADNRGRISRQSVVKRTRLGHRCLPVIGRPRTLLLGVSLALIARQTTIMATFTRCAVFSLLASASLAAQTRRYNFTITNQWDTGDGHGRPVFAINGKTPGPLIEADEGDEIEVFLENQLAFETTMHWHGIYQIDRPWNDGVPGVTQYSIQPRDTYTYRFTVQQQYGSYFYHGHFGPAFADGMRGPMWIAPAAWRPRPYELISSSAADVEGMRRAERSPKHVVISDWNAEPMDILLIMYRDTGVVPWCSNSIVLNGKGRTFCHAKELIESVGGPGRDALGCMTQPGQREFANEQTCKETFADLEVFEAESGEEWIWINFIHSGAHHELQISVDEHEFYIVAADGEFVHPQKVHAANCNLGERISVLVHLNQKPGDYAVRVTSLRKEQVIQGFGILRYPGQKNEGKQGVPDSKPWVHLNGTLMSPSSVAMDETKLAPYPTRPPPAKADSTVRFFVNMTGPSSWALNIGPHQAFRQQLPPLLWDETSRGETTYGDEAQGASLRNGTVVDIIFENGANVTSQHPFHKHNSKAFIIGTGSGGFPWPTVEDAMREGDMAKHFNLVDPPNRDGCRLGNSTGDWTVIRYEIAFPAASMLHCHMIHHFAAGQQVVLLEGVESMAKIPAEMKDRVHSDFNPPLRYGPLD; translated from the exons ATGGGAAAGCGGGTTGTAACCCCTGACTCTCTGGAGTCAAACTGTTGCATCAGATGGACATGGAAATTTGCCGATAACAGGGGACGGATTTCAAGACAGAGCGTGGTCAAAAGGACCCGCCTCGGGCACCGATGTCTGCCGGTAATTGGGAGACCCAGGACCCTTCTACTTGGTGTTTCGCTCGCTCTCATAGCAAGACAGACGACCATCATGGCAACCTTTACACGATGCGCagttttctctcttctcgccAGTGCGAGTCTGGCGGCGCAAACGAGGAGGTACAACTTCACAATCACGAACCAGTGGGATACCGGAGATGGCCATGGACGGCCCGTCTTTGCCATCAACGGCAAGACGCCGGGACCACTtatcgaggccgacgagggtgaCGAAATTGAAGTGTTCCTTGAGAACCAACTGGCTTTTGAGACGACCATGCACTG GCACGGCATCTACCAGATCGACAGGCCTTGGAACGACGGCGTGCCTGGGGTGACGCAGTACTCGATCCAACCCCGCGACACCTACACTTACCGGTTCACAGTTCAGCAACAGTACGGAAGCTATTTTTATCACGGCCACTTCGGTCCTGCCTTTGCAGATGGAATGCGAGGCCCCATGTGGATAGCCCCCGCAGcctggaggccgaggccgtacGAGCTCATCTCGTCTTCAGCGGCGGACGTCGAGGGTATGAGGCGTGCCGAGAGGAGCCCGAAGCACGTCGTCATCAGTGACTGGAACGCTGAGCCGATGGACATCCTGCTCATCATGTACCGAGACACCGGCGTCGTCCCGTGGTGCAGCAACTCGATCGTCCTGAACGGCAAGGGAAGAACCTTTTGCCATGCCAAAGAGCTGATTGAGTCCGTAGGCGGGCCAGGGAGGGACGCCCTTGGATGTATGACACAACCGGGTCAGAGGGAATTCGCAAACGAACAGACCTGCAAGGAGACGTTCGCCGACCTCGAAGTCTTTGAGGCCGAGAGCGGGGAGGAGTGGATTTGGATCAACTTCATCCACTCTGGGGCGCATCACGAACTGCAGATCAGCGTGGACGAGCACGAGTTCTACATCGTTGCGGCCGATGGAGAGTTTGTGCACCCGCAAAAGGTTCACGCTGCCAACTGTAACCTCGGGGAGCGCATCAG TGTCCTGGTCCATCTGAACCAAAAACCCGGCGACTACGCGGTCAGAGTCACATCGCTTCGGAAGGAGCAAGTCATCCAAGGCTTCGGCATCCTCCGTTACCCCGGGCAGAAGAACGAGGGCAAGCAGGGCGTTCCCGATAGCAAACCTTGGGTTCACCTCAACGGCACTCTgatgtcgccgtcatcggtgGCCATGGACGAGACGAAGCTCGCGCCGTATCCTactcgaccgccgccggccaaggCGGACAGCACTGTGAGATTCTTTGTCAACATGACCGGCCCCAGCAGCTGGGCTCTGAACATCGGCCCTCACCAAGCCTTCCGTCAACAGCTGCCCCCGTTGCTGTGGGACGAGACCTCCCGCGGCGAGACAACCTACGGGGACGAGGCCCAGGGTGCGTCGCTCCGAAACGGCACCGTGGTGGACATCATCTTCGAGAACGGGGCCAACGTCACCTCGCAGCACCCGTTCCACAAGCACAACAGCAAGgccttcatcatcggcaccggGTCCGGCGGGTTCCCCTGGCCGACGGTCGAAGACGCGATGCGCGAGGGAGACATGGCGAAGCACTTCAACTTGGTCGACCCGCCGAACCGGGACGGCTGCAGGCTGGGGAACAGCACGGGCGACTGGACCGTCATTCGATACGAGATCGCCTTTCCGGCGGCCAGCATGCTTCATTGCCACATGATCCACCATTTTGCG GCCGGGCAACAAGTCGTGCTTCTGGAGGGAGTCGAGTCCATGGCAAAGATCCCGGCCGAAATGAAAGACAGAGTGCACTCGGATTTCAACCCGCCCCTCCGATACGGCCCCTTGGATTAA
- a CDS encoding Putative multicopper oxidase, second cupredoxin domain-containing protein produces MDPVAESPVVVISVYRACPSKTPLGPSLGVCPQLNISWSNTATMKSKKQLIESTQLGTPQGRSQTRKSRLFWASCLSTLCFFALFGAWHRADPQRLLGTWGRQPSDKQDRLTRSYTLQSGVRWMNPDGGRWRVMFVCNGQSPCPTLYAEEGDLVELTVKSDVYSQSTIHCILPRTGGWNDGVAGVSQFPILPRGNFTSVIDTTGSWGLNWYAEHTTAASADGLYGMVYVAPSSSRPRPYRLITSDEIELRKIMEAERQVRHLAIKNHQHRDTGWKMLRMRAEGSEFYCYDSILVNGKGRVHCRQPGFEKLNGQDLDETGCIQPPGLPDESCTPSNADYEIIETEGRSYIMMNLINIGFEHSVVVSIDNHKMVVVANNGGFVTPEETDVVYVPSAGRVTVLVKLNAEPGDYAMRISSTSQMQNLQSYSILRYPASRRPVYGQPMEVPQLASPNSICVLPDGSAGDGCKTVNSQFIAPHPASPPPNAGKSGNEAAADYTFHLAAGSQESLTEPHVPEYFLNEKPWQLFRSSLTPLLFQAANKSSSEDSLGKPVIEGIPMGSVVDLIIENQLNDTIPLYKHAEAAWLLGAQPHQRFPFQSVEDAIAAQEDVSRPLNLHDPALVTVHDLPPLGWSVLRFKVTAKAATMIHAVKLRYFALGMSAPIIEGILADDPVKLPESAVNRPHVVFEPKNDGVFG; encoded by the exons ATGGATCCTGTCGCCGAGAGCCCCGTTGTTGTTATCTCTGTCTACAGAGCATGCCCAAGCAAAACCCCTTTGGGCCCCTCCCTCGGGGTCTGTCCGCAACTGAACATTTCTTGGAGCAATACAGCAACAATGAAGTCCAAGAAACAGCTCATAGAGTCGACACAACTCGGCACGCCTCAGGGCAGGTCACAGACTCGCAAGTCTCGCTTGTTCTGGGCTTCTTGCTTATCCACCTTGTGTTTCTTTGCTCTTTTCGGGGCCTGGCACAGAGCGGACCCGCAGCGGCTGCTCGGCACTTGGGGTCGTCAACCCTCCGACAAGCAAGACAGACTCACGAGAAGCTACACTCTTCAGTCCGGAGTAAGATGGATGAACCCAG ATGGTGGTCGCTGGAGGGTCATGTTTGTCTGCAACGGACAGTCGCCCTGCCCCACACTATACGCTGAAGAAGGCGATCTTGTCGAGTTGACTGTAAAGAGCGATGTTTATTCTCAATCAACGATCCATTG CATTCTACCAAGAACCGGAGGCTGGAACGACGGTGTCGCTGGTGTTTCGCAG TTCCCTATCCTGCCTCGCGGAAACTTCACGAGCGTTATCGACACGACCGGCTCCTGGGGGTTGAACTGGTATGCCGAGCACAcaacggcggcttcggccgaT GGCTTGTACGGCATGGTCTACGTCGCGCCTAGCTCATCGCGACCTCGACCATACCGTCTCATAACCAGCGACGAGATCGAACTAAGAAAGATCATGGAAGCGGAGAGGCAGGTGCGACACCTCGCAATAAAGAACCATCAACATCGCGACACGGGGTGGAAGATGCTGCGCATGCGCGCTGAAGGGTCTGAGTTCTACTGCTACGACTCGATCCTTGTCAACG GAAAAGGCAGGGTTCACTGTCGCCAGCCTGGCttcgagaagctcaacggGCAGGATCTCGACGAGACAGGCTGCATCCAGCCGCCGGGGCTTCCCGATGAGTCCTGCACGCCCAGCAATGCCGACTACGAG ATTATCGAAACGGAAGGCCGATCCTACATCATGATGAACCTCATCAACATTGGTTTCGAGCATTCAGTCGTGGTCTCCATTGACAACCACAAGATGGTTGTGGTAGCAAACAACGGAGGGTTCGTAACCCCCGAGGAAACCGAC GTTGTCTACGTTCCCAGTGCTGGCAGGGTTACCGTTCTCGTCAAACTCAACGCCGAGCCCGGCGACTACGCCATGCGCATCTCTTCCACGAGCCAGATGCAGAACCTGCAATCCTACTCCATCTTGAGATATCCG GCAAGTCGGCGGCCAGTATACGGGCAACCAATGGAAGTCCCCCAACTAGCCTCACCCAACAGCATCTGCGTCCTCCCGGATGGTTCCGCAGGAGATGGCTGCAAAACGGTCAACAGCCAGTTCATAGCTCCCCACCCTGCTTCCCCGCCACCCAATGCCGGGAAGTCTGGGAACGAAGCCGCAGCGGACTATACCTTCCACCTGGCAGCCGGCTCCCAGGAGTCGCTCACGGAGCCTCATGTGCCGGAATACTTCCTCAACGAGAAGCCGTGGCAGCTGTTCCGCTCCTCGTTGACGCCTCTTCTCTTTCAGGCGGCCAATAAGTCAAGCTCGGAGGACTCGCTGGGCAAGCCTGTCATTGAAGGCATCCCCATGGGCTCGGTTGTCGATCTGATCATCGAGAATCAGCTGAATGACACGATCCCTCTCTACAAACACGCCGAAGCCGCTTGGCTACTCGGCGCCCAGCCTCACCAGAGGTTCCCTTTCCAGAGTGTCGAGGACGCGATTGCTGCGCAGGAAGACGTCTCCAGGCCACTCAACTTGCACGACCCGGCGCTGGTGACGGTCCATGACCTGCCGCCCTTGGGATGGAGTGTTCTCCGCTTCAAggtgacggcgaaggcggcgaccATGATCCACGCTGTCAAGCTCAGGTACTTTGCG CTGGGCATGTCGGCGCCCATCATAGAAGGAATACTGGCGGACGACCCGGTCAAGCTTCCCGAATCAGCCGTCAACCGCCCCCACGTTGTCTTTGAACCCAAGAATGATGGTGTGTTTGGGTAG
- a CDS encoding Putative glycoside hydrolase, family 76, six-hairpin glycosidase superfamily encodes MVTTLASAASAALLLAGSLPAVSAQYYKIDSTESIKASAKTLAYDLMTQYKGNQSGEIPGILPGPPTEHKGDYYWWEGGAMMGTYIDYWKLTGDSTYNDLIMEGMLHQTGPNADYMPPNHTASLGNDDQGFWGMSAMLAAENKFPNPPENKPQWLALAQAVWTTQASPDRHDETCNGGLRWQVPFSNAGYNYKNTIANGCFFNIGARLARYTNNDTYAQHAEKTWDWLWGVNYIDHENWNVYDGGHVEHNCTDVNKQQFSYNAAILTQGAAFMYNYTNGSDVWKGRIEKLTESLFLNFFPNNTGYELACEGRKGQCTADMLSFKGYVHRWLSVVTQIAPFMKDKILPVLRDSTQSAINQCTGGATGRVCGFYWNDKVFVDPAVDKTSGAGEQMNVLAAVSSLLIESVEPPATNNTGGISKGDPDAGSKSKDNIEPEPISTADRAGAGILTAIVLAGGLGTWGWMSFGD; translated from the exons ATGGTCACAACACTCGCTTCAGCCGCTTCGGCGGCACTGCTGCTGGCAGGAAGCCTCCCGGCCGTCAGCGCGCAGTATTATAAAATCGACTCGACTG AAAGCATCAAGGCGTCAGCCAAAACACTCGCATACGACCTGATGACACAGTACAAGGGCAACCAGTCGGGCGAGATTCCCGGTATCCTGCCCGGCCCGCCCACCGAGCACAAGGGCGACTATTACtggtgggagggaggcgCCATGATGGGCACTTACATCGACTACTGGAAACTGACGGGCGACTCGACCTACAACGACCTCATCATGGAGGGCATGCTGCACCAGACCGGCCCGAATGCCGACTACATGCCCCCTAACCACACAGCCTCTCTCGGAAACGACGACCAGGGCTTCTGGGGTATGTCCGCcatgctcgccgccgagaacaaGTTTCCGAACCCGCCGGAAAATAAGCCTCAGtggctcgccctcgcccaggccgtcTGGACTACCCAAGCGAGCCCCGATCGCCATGACGAGACCTGTAACGGAGGCCTGAGATGGCAGGTGCCGTTCTCCAACGCAGGATACAACTACAAGAACA CCATCGCTAATGGATGCTTCTTCAACATTGGCGCTCGCCTCGCCAGATACACCAACAACGACACGTACGCCCAGCACGCCGAGAAGACCTGGGACTGGCTCTGGGGCGTCAACTACATCGACCACGAGAACTGGAATGTCtacgacggcggccacgtcGAACACAACTGCACCGACGTCAATAAGCAGCAGTTTTCCtacaacgccgccatcctgaCCCAGGGCGCCGCCTTCATGTACAACTAC ACCAACGGATCCGACGTCTGGAAGGGTCGCATCGAGAAGCTCACCGAATCCCTCTTCCTGAACTTCTTCCCCAACAACACGGGCTACGAGCTTGCCTGCGAAGGTCGCAAGGGCCAGTGCACCGCCGACATGCTGTCTTTCAAGGGCTACGTCCACCGCTGGCTCTCTGTCGTCACCCAGATCGCCCCCTTTATGAAGGACAAGATCTTACCCGTGCTCCGCGATTCGACCCAGTCCGCCATCAACCAGTGCACGGGCGGCGCCACGGGTCGCGTCTGCGGCTTCTACTGGAACGACAAGGTGTTTGTGGACccggccgtcgacaagacctcgggcgccggcgagcagATGAACgtgctggccgccgtctcAAGCCTGCTGATCGAGAGCGTCGAGCCGCCCGCGACCAACAACACGGGTGGTATCTCCAAGGGCGATCCGGACGCCGGAAGCAAGAGCAAAGACAACATTGAGCCGGAGCCTATCTCGACAGCCGACCGCGCCGGTGCGGGTATCTTGACGGCCATCGTGCTGGCCGGCGGTCTGGGAACGTGGGGCTGGATGAGCTTCGGCGATTAA